Proteins from a genomic interval of Sulfurospirillum oryzae:
- the cmoB gene encoding tRNA 5-methoxyuridine(34)/uridine 5-oxyacetic acid(34) synthase CmoB yields MNLDAIRQERLSWLEWKDIKPMREALTSLPIIENTTFSLNNTISIDSLHVKAADQETIKQCALALKPWRKGPFAVFGTFIDTEWQSFIKYNLLEPYFNLEGKVVGDIGCNNGYYLFRMLAHKPKKLVGFDPSALYKTQFDFINHFIKSDIVYEMLGVEHLPEYEHKFDTLFCLGVLYHRSDPIQTLKALYQGLNPDGELILDTFMIDGDTPVALCPSKTYSKIPNVYFVPTIPALYNWLERAKFRDIELLEVKKTNANEQRKTEWIYGESLEHFLDPNNPELTIEGFPAPKRVYIKAKR; encoded by the coding sequence ATGAATTTAGATGCAATCCGCCAAGAGCGTCTTTCTTGGCTAGAATGGAAAGATATTAAGCCGATGCGAGAAGCATTGACTTCTCTTCCTATCATTGAAAATACCACCTTTTCGTTGAACAACACCATTTCAATCGATTCTTTACATGTAAAGGCGGCTGATCAAGAAACCATCAAACAATGCGCTCTTGCTCTCAAGCCATGGCGCAAAGGTCCTTTTGCAGTTTTTGGCACCTTTATCGACACCGAATGGCAAAGCTTTATCAAATACAACCTTTTAGAGCCCTATTTCAACTTAGAAGGCAAAGTTGTTGGAGATATTGGCTGTAATAACGGCTACTACCTTTTTCGCATGCTCGCACACAAACCAAAAAAACTCGTTGGTTTTGACCCCTCAGCACTCTACAAAACACAATTTGATTTTATCAACCATTTCATTAAAAGCGATATTGTTTATGAAATGCTCGGTGTTGAACACTTGCCAGAGTATGAGCACAAATTTGATACACTTTTTTGCTTAGGCGTTCTTTACCACAGAAGTGATCCTATTCAAACACTCAAAGCCCTCTACCAAGGTCTTAATCCTGATGGTGAGCTTATTTTAGATACCTTTATGATTGATGGAGACACGCCTGTGGCACTCTGTCCCTCAAAAACCTACTCTAAAATTCCCAATGTCTATTTTGTACCAACAATCCCAGCCCTATATAACTGGTTAGAGCGTGCAAAATTCAGAGATATTGAACTCTTAGAAGTTAAAAAAACCAATGCCAATGAACAACGTAAAACTGAGTGGATTTACGGTGAAAGTTTAGAGCATTTTTTAGACCCAAACAACCCTGAACTCACCATTGAAGGGTTTCCAGCACCTAAAAGAGTTTACATTAAAGCAAAACGATAA
- a CDS encoding Xaa-His dipeptidase yields MERILEHFKAITAIPRCSYHTTKMKEYIITFAKTLGFLVQEDHAGNILCQKGAPKICLQAHYDMVCIGDTQKIEVMVEGTLIKAKNSTLGADNGMGMAIMFWAMEHNDHLECLFTADEEVGLIGAMQFRLPLKASYLLNLDAEEEGEIYIGCAGGVDVIASLDLHYVALDEEAKLYEVSAFDFAGGHSGVDIDKKIPSAIKALGYELLKHDALLVSLHGGERRNAIPKYATAIVASKTPLHVEDKRLRVKTLEQGAYTSYIAQSGSIIKALGGFAQGIREWDRALDIPSMSINLGIISDFEGVLRLDCAARAMDDENLAILAHETIAFFRGIGFDAVQEGWHGAWRPEMTLFAQSVQRVMKEFYPHAAFKAIHAGLECGELIMRQAKKIEAVSIGPTIRYPHSQREECDMNSVKNTAFIVQNIINTYKD; encoded by the coding sequence ATGGAGCGAATCTTAGAGCATTTTAAAGCAATTACAGCCATTCCTCGTTGTAGCTATCACACAACAAAGATGAAAGAGTACATTATAACCTTTGCAAAAACACTTGGTTTTTTAGTGCAGGAAGATCATGCAGGCAATATTTTGTGTCAAAAAGGTGCCCCAAAAATATGCTTGCAAGCCCATTATGATATGGTCTGCATTGGCGATACCCAAAAAATAGAAGTTATGGTTGAAGGTACGCTTATCAAAGCTAAAAATTCTACTTTGGGCGCAGACAACGGCATGGGAATGGCGATTATGTTTTGGGCCATGGAGCACAACGATCATTTAGAGTGTCTCTTTACTGCGGATGAAGAGGTTGGTCTTATTGGTGCTATGCAGTTTCGTTTGCCTCTAAAAGCTTCATATTTGCTCAATTTAGATGCTGAAGAAGAGGGTGAGATTTATATAGGTTGTGCAGGTGGTGTTGATGTTATCGCTTCTTTGGATTTGCATTATGTAGCTCTAGATGAGGAAGCAAAACTTTATGAAGTCAGTGCGTTTGATTTTGCAGGGGGACATTCCGGTGTAGATATAGATAAAAAAATCCCTTCCGCAATTAAAGCTTTAGGCTATGAGCTTTTAAAACATGATGCGTTGTTAGTGTCACTGCATGGCGGAGAAAGGCGCAACGCTATTCCAAAATATGCAACAGCCATTGTGGCTTCAAAAACACCTTTACATGTAGAAGATAAACGTTTACGTGTAAAGACTTTAGAACAAGGTGCATATACAAGTTATATTGCACAATCAGGTTCGATTATAAAGGCTTTAGGTGGCTTTGCACAGGGAATTCGTGAGTGGGATAGAGCACTTGATATTCCTTCCATGAGTATCAATCTTGGAATTATCTCAGATTTTGAAGGTGTGTTGAGGCTTGACTGTGCAGCGCGTGCGATGGATGATGAAAATTTGGCTATACTAGCACATGAAACCATTGCTTTTTTTAGAGGGATTGGTTTTGACGCTGTGCAAGAAGGATGGCATGGAGCGTGGAGACCTGAAATGACTCTGTTTGCGCAAAGTGTACAACGTGTCATGAAAGAGTTTTACCCTCATGCTGCATTTAAAGCGATTCATGCAGGGTTAGAGTGTGGCGAGCTGATCATGCGTCAAGCTAAAAAGATAGAAGCTGTTTCTATCGGGCCTACAATTCGTTATCCCCATTCTCAAAGAGAAGAGTGTGATATGAATTCTGTAAAAAATACAGCATTTATTGTTCAAAATATCATTAATACCTATAAGGATTAA
- the hisD gene encoding histidinol dehydrogenase — protein MLLLKTNEPNFKAQFDELLRRGHMDMENVSKIVSTIIAEIKAEGNGALKNHIEKFDKWHVPNDEALEVKTADMKKAYDALDSKLKEALELAYKRIYTYHEKLMPKSWLDFEDNGTVLGQKVTPVDRAGLYIPGGKAAYPSSLLMNAIPALVAGVKEIVVCTPAPNNELNPLLLAAMHLCGIKKAYKVGGASAIAAMAYGTQSIPKVDVITGPGNIFVATAKKLVFGEVNIDMIAGPSEIGVLADTSADPHLLAIDLLSQAEHDEMASSILITPSLEIAEKTRTEVYAWLEKLDRKAIAEVSIKERGAIIVTSDMDEAVDLMNQIAPEHLEVVTSHPFDLLPKIRHAGAIFMGSYTPEPIGDYIAGPNHTLPTGGTAKFYSPLGVENFLKRSSIISMSKQGIDEIGEACALLAHTEGLGAHEASVRVRLSK, from the coding sequence ATGTTACTTTTAAAAACCAATGAGCCAAATTTTAAAGCCCAATTTGATGAACTCTTACGTCGTGGGCACATGGACATGGAAAATGTCTCAAAAATTGTTTCAACGATTATTGCAGAAATCAAAGCTGAGGGTAATGGCGCTTTAAAAAATCATATTGAAAAATTCGATAAATGGCATGTACCAAACGATGAAGCACTTGAAGTGAAAACTGCTGATATGAAAAAAGCGTATGACGCACTCGACTCCAAACTCAAAGAGGCGTTGGAGCTTGCCTATAAACGCATTTATACCTACCATGAAAAACTCATGCCAAAATCATGGCTTGATTTTGAAGACAATGGCACGGTTTTAGGACAAAAAGTAACGCCAGTCGATCGTGCAGGTCTTTACATTCCTGGTGGAAAAGCGGCGTATCCGAGCAGCCTTTTGATGAATGCCATTCCTGCTCTGGTTGCTGGGGTAAAAGAGATCGTCGTCTGTACACCAGCCCCCAATAATGAACTTAATCCTCTGTTACTTGCAGCGATGCATCTTTGTGGCATTAAGAAAGCCTATAAAGTTGGCGGTGCTAGTGCCATTGCAGCGATGGCATATGGTACACAGAGCATCCCTAAAGTTGATGTTATCACTGGACCTGGCAATATCTTTGTGGCAACGGCTAAAAAACTCGTTTTTGGTGAAGTGAATATCGATATGATCGCAGGACCGAGCGAAATAGGCGTTTTAGCTGACACCAGTGCTGATCCGCATCTTTTAGCCATTGATCTTCTTTCTCAAGCGGAACACGATGAGATGGCAAGTTCTATTTTGATTACGCCTTCACTTGAAATCGCCGAAAAAACACGTACAGAAGTTTATGCTTGGCTTGAAAAGCTTGATCGTAAAGCGATTGCGGAAGTCTCCATTAAAGAGCGTGGTGCAATTATTGTGACTTCTGATATGGACGAAGCGGTGGATTTGATGAATCAAATTGCACCAGAGCACTTAGAAGTCGTTACCTCACATCCGTTTGATTTACTTCCAAAAATTCGCCATGCAGGGGCTATTTTTATGGGCTCTTACACGCCTGAACCTATTGGGGATTATATCGCGGGACCAAATCATACGCTTCCAACAGGAGGTACGGCTAAGTTTTACTCACCTCTGGGTGTTGAGAACTTTTTGAAGCGCTCTTCCATTATTAGTATGAGCAAACAGGGTATTGATGAGATTGGCGAAGCATGTGCACTTCTTGCGCACACTGAAGGTCTTGGAGCGCACGAAGCGAGTGTGCGCGTTCGCCTTTCAAAATAG
- a CDS encoding MBL fold metallo-hydrolase codes for MQIKSKACGAYGTNCYIITIDGKEIIIDPGMEATSWVLRNVHHPVAILNTHGHFDHVWSNAELASQLNIPIYAPVDDCFMLENDPFGQGTPSSHADVRVEGDQSFVIEGINVQFFHFPGHTPGCSTILIENALFSGDFIFKNSIGRYDFPYSSSDQMRQSLEKFQKIDADWEIFPGHGGSTTLKVEQRNVPYWFNFL; via the coding sequence ATGCAGATAAAAAGTAAAGCATGTGGTGCTTACGGAACTAATTGTTACATCATCACCATTGATGGTAAAGAAATTATTATTGATCCAGGAATGGAAGCGACGAGTTGGGTTTTACGTAATGTGCATCATCCTGTTGCTATTTTAAATACACATGGGCATTTCGATCATGTCTGGAGCAATGCTGAACTTGCATCTCAGTTAAACATTCCAATCTATGCACCCGTTGATGATTGTTTTATGCTAGAAAATGATCCTTTTGGGCAAGGTACTCCGTCTAGTCATGCTGATGTGAGAGTCGAGGGCGACCAGAGTTTTGTCATAGAGGGTATAAACGTGCAGTTTTTCCACTTCCCTGGGCATACGCCTGGATGTAGCACAATTTTAATTGAAAATGCGCTTTTTAGTGGAGATTTTATCTTTAAAAATTCGATTGGAAGGTATGATTTTCCTTATAGCAGTAGCGACCAAATGCGTCAAAGCTTAGAAAAATTCCAAAAAATTGATGCAGATTGGGAAATTTTCCCAGGACATGGTGGAAGTACGACACTTAAAGTGGAACAACGAAATGTGCCGTACTGGTTTAATTTTTTATGA
- a CDS encoding thioredoxin family protein, translated as MALIHSSLVELGKKLEHFELEDPNGKIFKSRELFGKGGFMIAVMCNHCPYSNAIWKRFNTVAEFAKKLDITTVAINPNIHPNYPEDSPAHMLDKIREMNIEFPYLIDENQSVAKSLGAVCTPDIFLFDGEEKLYYHGRLDDNWQDARSVKEEDLREAVMLLFSKQEAPKIQHPSQGCSIKWIDTVTG; from the coding sequence ATGGCATTGATACATTCATCCCTTGTTGAACTTGGAAAAAAACTGGAGCATTTTGAGCTTGAAGATCCAAATGGAAAAATTTTCAAAAGCAGAGAGCTTTTTGGAAAAGGCGGTTTTATGATCGCTGTGATGTGCAACCATTGCCCATACTCTAATGCTATTTGGAAGAGATTTAATACCGTTGCTGAGTTTGCAAAAAAATTAGACATAACCACAGTAGCGATCAATCCTAACATTCATCCCAATTACCCAGAAGATTCGCCAGCACACATGCTTGATAAAATCAGAGAGATGAACATCGAGTTTCCTTATCTTATTGATGAAAATCAAAGTGTTGCGAAAAGTTTGGGTGCCGTTTGTACGCCAGATATCTTCTTGTTTGATGGTGAAGAGAAGCTCTATTATCATGGAAGATTGGATGATAATTGGCAAGATGCTCGCAGTGTGAAAGAGGAAGACCTTAGAGAAGCGGTGATGTTACTCTTTAGCAAACAAGAAGCACCCAAAATTCAACATCCTTCACAAGGCTGTTCTATTAAATGGATCGATACCGTTACCGGTTAA
- a CDS encoding PaaI family thioesterase has product MLKSKAGLVKEMIDSTSAFEDDLDIADDISLESTNFLNDDLKTHIKIKSTLVGNLTELSKNSAKVVLQTTHEMCVDEFGLIHSGFLFGSAEYAAVAAVNESNVVVIGCRSKFFAPAKVGDLVNFEAKGRFEDARKREIKVIGMINEIKVFEGIFQAVILERHILQTKIDELQASFNPKEFS; this is encoded by the coding sequence ATGTTAAAGAGTAAAGCGGGATTAGTCAAAGAGATGATAGACAGTACGAGTGCTTTTGAGGATGACTTAGACATCGCTGATGACATCTCTTTAGAATCAACCAATTTTTTAAATGACGATCTCAAAACCCATATAAAAATAAAAAGTACGCTTGTTGGAAACCTTACAGAACTCAGTAAAAACAGTGCTAAAGTTGTTCTCCAAACAACCCATGAAATGTGTGTCGATGAATTTGGCTTAATTCACAGTGGCTTTCTCTTTGGATCAGCAGAATATGCGGCTGTCGCGGCTGTTAATGAATCCAATGTCGTGGTTATCGGATGCCGATCTAAATTCTTTGCGCCTGCAAAAGTGGGCGATTTGGTCAATTTTGAAGCCAAAGGTCGCTTTGAAGATGCAAGGAAGCGAGAAATCAAAGTCATTGGAATGATCAACGAAATCAAAGTGTTTGAAGGCATATTCCAAGCTGTTATTCTTGAACGCCATATCCTTCAAACAAAAATTGATGAACTCCAAGCAAGCTTTAATCCTAAAGAGTTCTCATAA
- a CDS encoding 1-aminocyclopropane-1-carboxylate deaminase/D-cysteine desulfhydrase, whose product MFFPPSPFEKRTFNQQTFCLKRDDLLDKDFSGNKARKFHYFLTHDFPHITRVVSSGSNQSNAMYSLSVLARLKGWEFVYVCDHIPSFLKENSIGNYKAALENGMKIVESSMREEEVQRWLDERSLHVEEGGRQCEAEEGVKRLAKELVDDVKTHGLSDPYLFLPSGTGTTALFLQKHLPFPIFTCNTVGDSAYLQKQWKMVEPNLNFYPTILETNKKYHYGKLYVEFYVLWQRLKLEMGVEFDLVYDPVGWTALLEHLPRLKGTPIYVHQGGLLGNVSMLARYARKANMI is encoded by the coding sequence ATGTTTTTTCCTCCATCTCCTTTTGAAAAACGCACTTTCAACCAGCAGACTTTTTGCCTCAAACGTGATGATCTTTTAGATAAAGATTTTTCAGGCAATAAAGCTCGTAAATTTCATTATTTTTTAACCCATGATTTCCCTCATATCACGCGTGTGGTTAGTTCTGGCTCCAATCAATCCAACGCCATGTATTCACTCTCTGTTCTAGCGCGTCTTAAAGGCTGGGAGTTTGTTTATGTCTGCGATCATATTCCAAGCTTTCTCAAAGAAAATTCCATCGGTAACTATAAAGCAGCTTTGGAAAATGGCATGAAGATTGTAGAGTCTTCCATGCGTGAGGAAGAGGTACAAAGATGGCTCGATGAAAGAAGTTTACATGTAGAAGAGGGTGGTAGGCAATGTGAAGCAGAAGAGGGCGTTAAACGTTTAGCCAAAGAGCTTGTGGATGATGTGAAGACACATGGACTGAGTGATCCTTATCTTTTTCTACCCTCTGGAACGGGTACTACCGCACTTTTTTTGCAAAAGCATTTACCTTTCCCTATCTTTACATGTAACACCGTTGGGGATAGTGCTTATTTGCAAAAGCAGTGGAAGATGGTTGAACCAAATTTGAACTTTTACCCCACCATTTTAGAGACAAATAAAAAGTACCATTATGGAAAATTATATGTAGAATTTTATGTATTGTGGCAACGTCTTAAATTGGAAATGGGTGTCGAGTTTGATCTTGTGTATGATCCTGTAGGCTGGACGGCTTTACTTGAGCATCTTCCTCGTTTAAAAGGAACACCTATTTATGTGCATCAAGGAGGGCTTTTGGGCAATGTTTCCATGTTGGCTCGGTATGCGCGTAAAGCAAATATGATATAA
- a CDS encoding NAD+ synthase, with amino-acid sequence MNKYQSIENFLIKFLQDEVRKAGFSKVVLGISGGIDSAVVAILAHKAFKDNLLGIMLPASTSSHASLEHANELCQKFGIRTEKIPVGPLVDTYFHDKKDASKLRIGNFSARMRMSVLYDISARENALVLGTGNKSEILLGYGTIFGDLACAINPIGELYKTEIFEFAAHLGVPNSILTKAPSADLWEDQSDEGEFGFSYAHIDQVLYAHMEEGKNKEALLASGYDRELVEMALERIASNRFKGKLPTIADLTAVK; translated from the coding sequence GTGAACAAATACCAATCCATCGAAAATTTTTTAATTAAGTTTCTTCAAGATGAGGTGCGAAAAGCTGGTTTTTCAAAAGTAGTTTTAGGGATTAGTGGAGGCATAGATTCAGCTGTTGTTGCCATTCTTGCCCATAAAGCTTTCAAAGATAATTTACTTGGAATTATGCTCCCAGCTTCTACTTCAAGCCATGCAAGTCTAGAGCATGCAAATGAACTTTGCCAAAAATTTGGCATTAGAACTGAGAAAATTCCTGTCGGTCCGCTTGTTGATACTTACTTCCATGATAAAAAAGATGCTTCAAAACTTCGCATTGGTAATTTTAGTGCACGGATGCGTATGTCTGTTTTATATGACATTTCAGCGCGTGAAAACGCACTTGTATTAGGAACAGGAAACAAGAGCGAAATTCTTCTTGGATACGGCACTATTTTTGGAGACCTGGCATGCGCCATCAACCCCATTGGTGAGCTTTATAAAACAGAGATTTTTGAATTTGCAGCACACCTTGGTGTTCCAAATTCGATTCTTACCAAGGCACCATCGGCTGATCTTTGGGAAGATCAAAGCGATGAAGGAGAGTTTGGATTTAGTTATGCACACATTGACCAAGTCCTCTATGCTCACATGGAAGAAGGTAAAAATAAAGAAGCACTTCTTGCATCAGGTTATGACCGTGAACTTGTAGAAATGGCGTTAGAACGTATTGCAAGCAATAGATTTAAAGGTAAACTCCCAACCATAGCTGATTTGACAGCGGTAAAATAA
- a CDS encoding peptidylprolyl isomerase, with protein sequence MKKVILSGIAAAVLGVSLNATVYATVNGEDVNDQDIAVLMRAMQGAKFEELPADAKQKIVEQAVERKLLTTEATKSGVEKDKDYAEALKRIKADLALEVWMKKIYDAVKVDAKDVKDYYDKNADKFMQPATVKARHVLVKTEQEAKDVIKELDGLSGQKLNDKFVELATTKSTGPSGQGGGELGWFAANQMVKPFSDAAFALKKGEITKTPVQTQFGFHVILVEDTKPAEKATFEVVKAQIENGLKMEKFRIQVADKAQTLRKNAKVTIK encoded by the coding sequence GTGAAAAAAGTTATTCTAAGTGGTATTGCAGCTGCAGTACTAGGTGTAAGTTTGAATGCGACAGTTTATGCAACTGTAAACGGTGAAGATGTCAATGATCAAGACATTGCAGTGCTTATGCGCGCAATGCAAGGTGCAAAGTTTGAAGAACTTCCTGCAGATGCAAAGCAAAAGATCGTTGAGCAAGCGGTTGAGCGAAAACTTTTAACAACAGAAGCAACTAAAAGTGGTGTTGAAAAAGATAAAGATTATGCAGAAGCACTTAAACGCATCAAAGCAGATCTTGCCCTTGAAGTATGGATGAAAAAAATCTATGACGCTGTTAAAGTCGATGCAAAAGACGTTAAAGATTACTATGACAAAAATGCTGACAAATTTATGCAACCAGCAACGGTTAAAGCAAGACACGTACTTGTTAAAACTGAGCAAGAAGCTAAAGATGTTATCAAAGAACTTGATGGACTTAGTGGACAAAAACTCAATGATAAATTTGTTGAATTAGCAACCACTAAATCAACAGGACCAAGCGGTCAAGGTGGTGGTGAACTTGGTTGGTTCGCTGCAAATCAAATGGTAAAACCTTTCTCAGATGCAGCATTTGCACTTAAAAAAGGTGAAATTACTAAAACGCCTGTTCAAACACAATTTGGTTTCCATGTTATCTTAGTTGAGGACACAAAACCAGCTGAAAAAGCAACATTTGAAGTGGTCAAAGCTCAAATCGAAAATGGCTTGAAAATGGAAAAATTCCGTATTCAAGTAGCTGATAAAGCGCAAACTCTTAGAAAAAATGCAAAAGTAACAATCAAATAA
- a CDS encoding ketopantoate reductase family protein yields MNILILGAGGVGGYFGARLLQDGHDVAFVARGAHLDALQSEGLHVKHPDFEFVQKVKAFDLQSLVELDAASFDLIILTTKSTATREISMSLAQWLRTQMKPPYILSLQNGVENEAILCDYFAEEYIMGGLTRKIGAHVVAPAHIEAVGTAETILGMMHSTMENERFLEELALAFKHADIPTQTSHDIKQELWKKLVINNGVNALCALLRVKTGILFEKSSLADVVYGLMQETAAAARSLHVKISQEDVDAMFDLIKHFDSIKPSMLVDLEQGRALEIEEICGVVIRALHQVGVDAPYTKTIKALLEFNMEQ; encoded by the coding sequence ATGAATATTCTTATTCTTGGAGCGGGTGGTGTTGGTGGCTATTTTGGGGCGCGTTTGCTTCAAGATGGTCATGATGTCGCGTTTGTTGCCAGAGGCGCTCATCTTGATGCCCTTCAAAGTGAGGGTTTACATGTAAAGCATCCAGATTTTGAGTTTGTTCAAAAAGTTAAAGCTTTTGATCTGCAAAGTTTGGTTGAATTGGATGCGGCTTCGTTTGATCTTATTATTCTTACTACTAAATCAACTGCAACGCGTGAAATTTCGATGTCTCTAGCGCAATGGCTTCGAACACAAATGAAACCACCTTATATTCTCTCCTTACAAAATGGTGTGGAAAATGAGGCGATTTTATGTGACTATTTTGCGGAAGAGTATATTATGGGTGGGCTGACGCGTAAAATTGGTGCTCATGTGGTTGCTCCTGCTCATATCGAAGCTGTTGGCACGGCTGAGACCATTTTAGGTATGATGCACTCGACGATGGAAAATGAGCGTTTTTTAGAAGAGTTAGCCCTTGCGTTTAAACACGCGGATATTCCGACACAAACGTCACATGACATTAAGCAAGAGCTTTGGAAAAAGCTTGTGATCAATAACGGTGTGAATGCTCTTTGTGCATTGCTTCGTGTTAAAACAGGTATTTTATTTGAAAAAAGTTCTCTTGCCGATGTAGTTTATGGGCTGATGCAAGAGACAGCTGCTGCTGCTCGAAGTTTACATGTAAAGATTTCACAAGAAGATGTTGATGCCATGTTTGATTTAATCAAACATTTTGACTCAATCAAACCTTCGATGTTGGTTGATTTGGAGCAGGGCAGAGCTCTCGAAATAGAAGAGATTTGCGGTGTTGTGATTCGCGCCCTTCATCAAGTGGGCGTTGATGCACCTTATACAAAAACGATTAAAGCATTACTAGAATTTAACATGGAGCAATGA
- the nth gene encoding endonuclease III → MKKATQKEIAGIKALFLEHYPTAVTELHYNSLYELLVCVMLSAQCTDKRVNLITPALFERYPSVEALSKANLDEVKSFINTCSFFNNKALNLLKMAQKVVELYNGEIPLDEHKLIGLAGVGQKTAHVVMIEYANANLMAVDTHVFRVAHRLGLSSAKTAIKTEEDLTKIFKSELHTLHQAMVLFGRYTCKAVHPLCEACFLTEYCKTTQTFKV, encoded by the coding sequence ATGAAAAAAGCCACTCAAAAAGAGATTGCAGGGATAAAAGCTCTTTTTTTGGAACATTATCCAACCGCCGTTACCGAACTTCACTATAACTCTTTATACGAGCTTTTAGTCTGCGTCATGCTCTCAGCTCAATGCACTGACAAACGTGTTAACCTCATCACACCCGCACTATTTGAGCGTTATCCTAGCGTTGAAGCACTTTCAAAAGCAAACCTTGATGAAGTCAAATCGTTTATCAATACATGCTCTTTTTTCAATAACAAAGCGCTCAACCTTCTCAAAATGGCTCAAAAAGTGGTTGAACTCTACAACGGCGAAATTCCTTTGGATGAGCATAAACTTATAGGACTTGCAGGTGTTGGGCAAAAAACGGCACATGTTGTGATGATTGAATACGCCAATGCTAATTTAATGGCAGTGGACACCCATGTTTTTCGAGTTGCTCACCGATTGGGACTTTCAAGTGCAAAAACGGCGATTAAAACCGAAGAAGATTTAACGAAGATTTTTAAAAGTGAATTGCACACGCTTCACCAAGCAATGGTACTTTTTGGCAGATATACCTGCAAAGCAGTCCATCCCTTGTGTGAAGCGTGTTTTTTAACAGAATACTGTAAAACCACCCAAACGTTTAAGGTGTGA
- the fbaA gene encoding class II fructose-bisphosphate aldolase — translation MLNAKIFDFVKPGVVTGDDVQKVFAIAKANHFAIPAVNVVGTNSINAVLEAAKAANSPIIVQFSNGGAEFYAGKGVNGLKAGVLGAISGALHVHTLAEAYGVAVILHTDHAARKLLPWIDELLSASEMHFTKTNKPLFSSHMLDLSEEPLEQNVHTCASYLKRMSKMGMTLEIELGCTGGEEDGVDNTHMDNAALYTQPQDVAYAYEELLKISPNFTIAASFGNVHGVYKPGNVNLTPKILDNSQKYIQDKFKTDAKPVNFVFHGGSGSELSDIREAVGYGVIKMNIDTDTQWAFWEGVKGYIEKYAPYLQGQIGNPEGEDKPNKKYYDPRKWLRPGEEAIKARLLKAFEDLNCLNRC, via the coding sequence ATGTTGAATGCGAAAATTTTTGATTTTGTAAAACCGGGTGTTGTTACTGGCGATGATGTGCAGAAGGTTTTTGCGATTGCAAAAGCAAACCATTTTGCAATCCCCGCTGTCAATGTCGTGGGAACGAATTCTATTAATGCTGTTTTAGAGGCAGCAAAAGCCGCCAATTCTCCGATCATTGTTCAATTCTCCAATGGTGGAGCTGAATTTTATGCCGGTAAAGGTGTCAATGGACTTAAAGCGGGTGTACTTGGTGCTATCAGTGGCGCATTGCACGTGCATACATTGGCTGAGGCGTATGGTGTTGCTGTTATCTTACATACGGATCACGCAGCGCGTAAGCTTCTTCCTTGGATTGATGAGTTACTCAGTGCAAGTGAGATGCATTTTACCAAAACAAACAAACCACTTTTTAGCTCACACATGTTGGATCTCTCAGAAGAGCCATTAGAGCAAAATGTACACACATGTGCTTCATACCTTAAACGTATGAGTAAAATGGGTATGACGTTAGAGATTGAGCTTGGTTGTACAGGTGGTGAAGAAGATGGCGTAGATAATACGCACATGGATAATGCAGCCCTTTACACACAGCCACAAGATGTAGCGTATGCTTATGAGGAGCTTTTGAAAATTAGCCCTAATTTTACGATTGCGGCATCTTTTGGTAATGTTCATGGCGTCTACAAACCAGGTAATGTTAACTTGACACCAAAAATCTTAGATAATTCTCAAAAATACATCCAAGATAAATTTAAAACCGATGCTAAACCTGTGAATTTTGTCTTTCACGGTGGAAGCGGAAGTGAACTCTCCGACATTCGTGAAGCCGTAGGATACGGTGTCATTAAAATGAACATCGATACAGATACACAATGGGCATTTTGGGAAGGTGTCAAAGGGTATATTGAAAAATACGCACCATATCTTCAAGGACAAATCGGTAACCCAGAGGGTGAAGATAAGCCTAATAAAAAATATTATGATCCACGCAAATGGCTTCGCCCTGGTGAAGAGGCTATTAAAGCCCGTCTCTTAAAAGCCTTTGAAGATCTTAATTGTTTAAACCGTTGCTAA